The Papaver somniferum cultivar HN1 unplaced genomic scaffold, ASM357369v1 unplaced-scaffold_114, whole genome shotgun sequence region TGATTTATAGTTGCGACATTTCTTACGGATCTGTTTCGAAGGCGGAACCAAATGGCAAAGAGTATGAATAAGAAAAACAACGAACCAAGCAAAGGAAGTGGGATTATGAGCACAAGTTTATTATTATGCTTGGCCTCTTTTCTCCCGGTAACAGCCGGGGCACTACACGGTCTTAAACCTCTAGAGTTATTCCCACACAACCCTTTGTTTTCTCTCAATGCATCAAGAGGAGCATCCTTAAAGGCTTTGATATCTGGAATAGGGCCACTCAATTCGTTGTAAGAGACATCGACAATGGTCAAGCTGACCATTTGATTAAATGAAGATGGAATTAAACCGAAAAGCTTGTTGTGGGATAAATTCAACTTTTCAAGTTGGCTTAATTTACCGAGATCTGGCGGTATATTTCCACTCAACTCGTTCTGACTAAGATCTAGTAAGATCGATAACGAATTCAAGTTTCCAATTTGAAATGGAATGCTCCCACTAAAATAGTTTCTGCTCAAATCCAAGTGCAATAAATTCGAACACTCCCCTAGTTGTCTGGGTATTGATCCGGTGAGCTTATTTGTTGATAAATCAAGTTGTTGCAAGTTGGATAACATTCCTGTTCCAAAAGACAACCTACCGGAAAGCTGGTTATTACTCAAATTTAACTGGATCAATGAAGGCAATTCCATCAACTCCATAGGAATTTCTCCTACCAAGTTATTTGAATCTAGTGACAGTCCACTTAAAGCTTTTAACTTGCCCATCTCAGTCGGTATTTTACCAGTGATGTTATTCCCTCGAATAGAGAAGAGTATCAAATTTTGACAACTTCCCCAGTTTTTTGAGAGTTCACCATACAACATATTGTCACGCATAACAAACCAATCTAGATACGGGTATACATGAAACGCTTCTGTCAGATTATCTACCAGTTTATTAAGTGCAAGCCCGAGATGCCTAAGGCTGGTGCAATTTCTAAGGCTTCTTGGTATAGGTCCCGTAAAATGGTTATTACTTGCCTCAAATTCTTCAAGAGTTCCGCTTTGACATACATTTTGAGGCAAGTAACCTGAAAACTTGTTCTCACTTAAATACAACTTTCTCAACCTCGTTAGATTGTTGATTCCTATTGGTAACGAACCGgttaaatgattttgaaaaagagATAAATCAGTCAAATTGCTCAAATTACCCACAGAAGCAGGGATTAAGCCAGTGAGTTTGTTCTGGTCCATGTATAAGCTATCTAAAGACCTTAGTTTGCCAATATCTTGAGGTATGTCACCGGTAAGTTGATTTCCGTAAAGTGATAAATAAGTGAGGTTTGGCAAGTTGCATATAGAAGTAGGTATCGGACCAAAAAAATTGTTTGTGGAAAAGTCTAAGCTTGTAAGAGAGCTTAGGGTTCCTATATCTTGAGGAATGATGCCAGAAAGTTGGTTACCATTTAGGTAAAGAGAGTTTAAACTAGTCAAATTGGTTATGGAAGCGGGGATGGAACCACTGAGATTGTTGTCGGACAAAACTAACATGGTAAGAGAACTTAGTCTTCCGATATCTTTAGGAATGGCACCCGagatttggttttcataaattaagaaaaaggccAAGTTAGGTAGATTGCAGATAGAAGTAGGCAGTGAACCAGTCAGATTGTTTTCCGACAACCCAAGACCAACGAGAAAATATAATTTCCCAATCTCATGAGGGATGGATCCACTAATTTGATTTTGAGAAAGGTCTAAGTATTCTAGACTTGTGAGAGAGCCTAATTCTATTGGAATATCTCCAGAAAAACTATTCGAGACAAAAATAAGGTCGGTGAGCTTCGAAAGATTACTGATTTGGGACGGAATGGTTCCGAAGAGTTTGTTGTAGCTCATGTTAAGACTAACAAAGTTGGAGAATGATGAGAAGTTGAAAGTATGGAGTGTACCTTGTAATCCCAGACCTGTTAGACTAATTTTCGAGACGCCTGCTCCCTCCTTGTTACAAGTGATTCCATACCACTTGCATGGACTACTTGTATTTGCAGTAGAATTTATCTTCCAAGAAGGGAGGAATAAATGAGTTTGGTTAACGAGGGTTGATTTCCATTTCAATAGAGCATCAACTTGTTCTTCAACTTGCCACTTTGTTTCAGGCGTTAGCGAAAAAGAAGAACTCGAAGCAAAGACAACAACTCTGTAAGATGAAGCAAACACTAGTACCAAAACTAGCAAAGTAGCAGAGACAACGTTTACTCGCAGCAGCATTTCTGAATTTTTTTCTAGAGAATAGATTTTGTTTAATTTCAAGTGATAATCAATCAAGCCCCATAATGTGTTATATAATGTCAACGTCATTTTGCTTGTTTTTCCCATCAGACGATTTAAGTTGTGATTATTTTATTCGAGATGGCTACATGATCGTTGAATGCAATTTGGGTTTTATAATAACAGGAGAAAAAGTTTCATGACAACCTGGAAATTTTCATTTTGTTGACCAGGGATTATTCCCACCAACTAATCATGCACCTACTTGTTGCATGGGTCAAATATATCGGTCGATGACTACGACAATTAACTACTCCCCACTTCGGTATTATAGATGAATAAGTATGAATGACTAGATATTAAAAGATCAATATGAATTTTGAGGAATCAGTCTAACAAATTAAGATAGAAAGAGTTCATGCAACAATGCTAAACGTTTACCTTAACTCCAGTTACCAGACAGGCCGATAATGAATGGTAGAGCAGCTAAAAAATGATAGCCTCTAGTATTGGATGCAATGCAGGGGAAATATGTTGGCCTTCGGACAAGAAAAAAATTACTGGAAACTGAACTCTCTGAGGTGTTCAGATAGGGAAAGCTGAAGCAAAGATTTCATCTGAGGGAGAAGCTATTCAAGAAAAGCAGACTCAAATCAAATTTCAGGGTCAACCTGTTCTAGGAATAGTGGCTTCATGTGCCgaacttttaatttttttcatgatGGTTATTATAAAATG contains the following coding sequences:
- the LOC113328669 gene encoding MDIS1-interacting receptor like kinase 2-like, with translation MLLRVNVVSATLLVLVLVFASSYRVVVFASSSSFSLTPETKWQVEEQVDALLKWKSTLVNQTHLFLPSWKINSTANTSSPCKWYGITCNKEGAGVSKISLTGLGLQGTLHTFNFSSFSNFVSLNMSYNKLFGTIPSQISNLSKLTDLIFVSNSFSGDIPIELGSLTSLEYLDLSQNQISGSIPHEIGKLYFLVGLGLSENNLTGSLPTSICNLPNLAFFLIYENQISGAIPKDIGRLSSLTMLVLSDNNLSGSIPASITNLTSLNSLYLNGNQLSGIIPQDIGTLSSLTSLDFSTNNFFGPIPTSICNLPNLTYLSLYGNQLTGDIPQDIGKLRSLDSLYMDQNKLTGLIPASVGNLSNLTDLSLFQNHLTGSLPIGINNLTRLRKLYLSENKFSGYLPQNVCQSGTLEEFEASNNHFTGPIPRSLRNCTSLRHLGLALNKLVDNLTEAFHVYPYLDWFVMRDNMLYGELSKNWGSCQNLILFSIRGNNITGKIPTEMGKLKALSGLSLDSNNLVGEIPMELMELPSLIQLNLSNNQLSGRLSFGTGMLSNLQQLDLSTNKLTGSIPRQLGECSNLLHLDLSRNYFSGSIPFQIGNLNSLSILLDLSQNELSGNIPPDLGKLSQLEKLNLSHNKLFGLIPSSFNQMVSLTIVDVSYNELSGPIPDIKAFKDAPLDALRENKGLCGNNSRGLRPCSAPAVTGRKEAKHNNKLVLIIPLPLLGSLFFLFILFAIWFRLRNRSVRNVATINQARAAYTRRNLFSIWNYNGKIVFEDIIEATKDFDNKYCVGTGGSGSVYKATLSTGQVVAVKKLHSSNENSEIFDPKSFESEVLALTELRHRNIVKLFGVCFNLERNISFFVYEFVERGSLKNVLRDGEQAMEFEWIKRVRFIKGTANALAYMHHDCIPAIVHRDISSNNILLDSEYDARVSDFGTARILKLDSSNWTSLAGTYGYLAPELAYTMKVTEKCDVYSFGVIILEVLMGRHPFEIITLLSRIFLSSSSLSKEEQNTRLGDILDQRIRAPTDIVEKQIVHIMKVGFSCLRGDPCTRPTMQEVTVELSLSDRNIANLAKPFEMITLGDLLLS